From a region of the Dictyoglomus sp. genome:
- a CDS encoding aldo/keto reductase, producing MKYREMGKLGIKVSILGFGAMRLPTRGSYSDIEEKKAIEMIQYALDHGVNYIDTAYVYHDGQSEVVVGKAVKNGYRDRVYIATKLPVWLLKDKSDMDMILKEQLQRLDTDYIDFYLLHGIDEDSWKKCLSMGALEWGEKMKEKGLIKYFGFSFHDELEVFKKIIDYYNWDFCQIQYNYMDVNFQAGKEGLEYAGKKGIGVVVMEPLKGGILVNPPEEVKTEIENYKIKRSPLEWAFLFIWNHPEVSTVLSGMSNLDQVKENIEMASKAEIGLLTPEELKFIDHIRKVYASIKAIDCTQCRYCMPCPYGVDIPRNFALYNDGVRFKSFRSQWYLGAPWFVYNHEMKPEERAENCRKCGECETKCPQGLPIRELLDKVVRELRMEI from the coding sequence ATGAAGTATAGAGAAATGGGGAAATTGGGAATAAAAGTCTCGATTTTGGGTTTTGGAGCTATGAGGCTTCCTACAAGGGGAAGTTATTCTGATATAGAGGAAAAGAAAGCTATAGAGATGATACAATATGCTTTAGATCATGGTGTGAATTATATTGATACTGCATATGTGTACCATGATGGGCAAAGTGAGGTAGTAGTAGGAAAAGCAGTAAAGAATGGATATAGGGATAGAGTATATATCGCTACTAAGCTTCCTGTATGGCTTTTAAAAGATAAGTCTGATATGGATATGATATTAAAGGAACAGCTTCAAAGATTAGATACAGATTATATAGATTTTTATCTTTTACATGGAATTGATGAGGATTCCTGGAAGAAATGTCTTAGCATGGGAGCATTAGAATGGGGAGAGAAGATGAAAGAAAAAGGGCTAATAAAATATTTTGGGTTTTCCTTTCATGATGAATTAGAAGTGTTTAAAAAAATAATTGATTATTATAATTGGGATTTTTGTCAGATTCAATACAACTATATGGATGTTAATTTTCAAGCAGGAAAAGAAGGTTTAGAGTATGCAGGAAAAAAGGGAATTGGGGTAGTTGTAATGGAACCTTTAAAAGGTGGAATTCTTGTGAATCCTCCTGAAGAAGTAAAAACAGAAATAGAAAATTATAAAATAAAAAGATCTCCTTTAGAATGGGCATTTTTATTTATATGGAATCATCCTGAGGTCTCTACAGTACTTTCAGGCATGAGTAATCTTGACCAAGTAAAGGAGAATATTGAAATGGCGAGTAAAGCTGAAATAGGACTTCTAACTCCCGAAGAACTTAAATTTATAGATCATATAAGAAAAGTTTATGCAAGTATAAAGGCGATAGATTGTACCCAATGTAGATATTGTATGCCCTGTCCTTATGGAGTGGATATACCTCGTAATTTTGCTCTTTATAATGATGGTGTAAGGTTTAAGAGCTTTAGATCTCAGTGGTATTTGGGGGCACCATGGTTTGTTTATAATCACGAAATGAAACCTGAGGAAAGGGCAGAAAATTGTAGAAAATGTGGAGAGTGTGAAACGAAATGTCCTCAGGGACTTCCCATAAGAGAACTTTTAGATAAGGTTGTGAGAGAGCTAAGAATGGAAATATAA